The Pseudarthrobacter sulfonivorans genome includes a window with the following:
- a CDS encoding M56 family metallopeptidase, which produces MFWTSYLLAVLAIVLAWPVPILLSRASWPARSPFTAMLLWQAIALAGGLSMIGAMLVYGLEPIGDNLISGLRGLADMVLFNAPTTALGFWHLFALSAAALLTAHLVFTLLLTYYKIERQRRRHRELLALLAAPSVDAARTVVISHDSPVAYCLPGGARSVTVLSDGLMAALEPAELRAVLSHENAHLNQRHHLLLWAFAAWRQALPWLPTTRLAQEAVNSLIEMLADDVALKSESKATLIKAIAIVASGPTGGMTAGMGAGMAGSMAAAAIPSAHPGLALDGLEAPTVAVSGSARTTISRVSRLLSPEPQLPAAARGLVLAGSALLLAVPTALLIVPGLLG; this is translated from the coding sequence ATGTTCTGGACCTCGTACCTGCTGGCGGTCCTAGCGATAGTCCTGGCGTGGCCAGTGCCTATCCTCCTTTCCCGTGCCTCGTGGCCTGCCCGGTCACCGTTCACGGCCATGCTGCTGTGGCAGGCAATAGCACTTGCGGGTGGGCTGTCCATGATCGGCGCCATGCTGGTCTACGGGCTCGAACCGATCGGTGACAACCTCATCTCCGGGCTTCGCGGGCTGGCGGATATGGTCCTGTTCAACGCGCCCACCACGGCCTTGGGCTTCTGGCATTTGTTCGCCCTGTCCGCCGCGGCGCTGCTCACCGCTCACCTGGTCTTCACCCTCTTGCTGACCTACTACAAGATCGAACGGCAACGGCGTAGGCACCGGGAACTCCTGGCCCTGTTGGCCGCCCCGTCCGTCGACGCGGCCCGCACGGTGGTCATCAGCCACGATTCACCCGTCGCCTATTGCCTGCCCGGCGGGGCCCGCTCCGTCACGGTGCTCTCGGACGGCCTGATGGCCGCGCTGGAGCCGGCTGAGTTACGGGCCGTCCTGAGCCACGAGAATGCCCACCTCAACCAGCGCCACCATCTCCTGCTCTGGGCGTTTGCGGCGTGGCGCCAGGCGCTCCCCTGGCTGCCCACCACCCGCCTCGCTCAGGAGGCGGTGAACTCGCTCATCGAAATGCTGGCGGACGACGTCGCGCTGAAGTCGGAGAGCAAGGCCACGCTCATCAAGGCGATCGCCATTGTTGCCAGCGGACCCACCGGAGGTATGACGGCAGGGATGGGGGCGGGGATGGCGGGAAGCATGGCGGCCGCCGCCATACCGTCCGCGCACCCCGGCCTTGCCCTGGACGGGCTTGAGGCGCCAACCGTCGCCGTCTCAGGTTCTGCCCGGACCACCATCTCCCGGGTCAGCCGGCTGCTGTCCCCTGAGCCGCAGCTGCCTGCCGCCGCCCGCGGGCTGGTGCTTGCCGGCTCCGCCCTGCTCCTGGCCGTGCCCACCGCCCTGCTGATCGTGCCGGGCCTGCTGGGCTGA
- a CDS encoding cytochrome ubiquinol oxidase subunit I has product MEALEIARWQFGITTVYHFMMVPLTIGLGLVVAVMQTLWHRTGKVEYLRMTKFWGKLFLINFIMGVATGIVQEFQFGMAWSEYSRFVGDVFGAPLALESLLAFFVESTFLGLWIFGWKQLKPAIHLACLWVAVVGSVFSAYFIIVANSWMQHPVGAEIIDGRPVMTDAWAVFTNNTALVAFPHTLMGALAVAGGFLLGIAWYHLWRRRTDGIDTVGADGKVIPGEAAIPGRDRTDYKVWIRSLRIGAVVAMISFAGTALTGDLQGKLMFEQQPMKMAAAEAACHDGTGFSVLSVGNLGSKNCDEIVALIEVPGILSFLAKGDFTTEVKGVNSLLDQYKADYGTHLPDSPIYGERAGQEIEYVPVMEVTYWGFRMMIGFGGLAALAALIALWVTRKGTVPASRWLMRLAVFGILAPFGANAAGWIFTEMGRQPFVVAPNPDLNGIDQVFMFTAAAVSPGVSAGELLTSLIVLTAVYAALLVVEVKLLVKFIRGGVVSAMPELAHTPADEIGDANKGPGTGKPADDVLAFAY; this is encoded by the coding sequence GTGGAAGCTCTGGAAATCGCACGCTGGCAATTCGGCATCACCACCGTCTACCACTTCATGATGGTGCCTCTCACCATCGGACTGGGCCTGGTGGTGGCCGTGATGCAGACGCTCTGGCACCGCACGGGCAAGGTGGAGTACCTCCGGATGACCAAGTTCTGGGGCAAGCTCTTCCTGATCAACTTCATCATGGGCGTGGCCACCGGCATTGTGCAGGAGTTCCAGTTCGGCATGGCCTGGAGCGAGTACAGCCGCTTCGTTGGAGACGTGTTCGGGGCGCCGCTGGCGCTGGAGTCGCTGCTGGCCTTCTTCGTTGAGTCCACGTTCCTGGGCCTGTGGATCTTCGGCTGGAAGCAGCTGAAGCCGGCCATCCACCTGGCCTGCCTCTGGGTGGCCGTCGTGGGATCGGTGTTCTCCGCCTACTTCATCATCGTGGCCAACAGCTGGATGCAGCATCCGGTGGGCGCGGAGATTATTGACGGCCGGCCGGTCATGACGGACGCCTGGGCTGTGTTCACCAACAACACCGCTCTGGTGGCCTTTCCGCACACCCTGATGGGAGCGCTGGCCGTTGCCGGCGGCTTCCTCCTCGGCATTGCCTGGTACCACCTCTGGCGAAGGCGCACCGACGGTATCGACACCGTCGGCGCCGACGGGAAGGTGATTCCTGGCGAAGCAGCCATCCCCGGACGTGACCGGACCGATTACAAAGTGTGGATCCGCTCGTTGCGGATCGGGGCCGTCGTCGCCATGATCTCCTTCGCCGGCACCGCCCTGACCGGCGACCTGCAGGGCAAGCTGATGTTTGAGCAGCAGCCCATGAAGATGGCCGCGGCTGAAGCCGCCTGCCACGACGGCACCGGCTTTTCCGTGCTCAGCGTCGGGAACCTTGGCTCCAAGAACTGCGACGAGATTGTGGCCCTGATCGAGGTCCCGGGCATCCTGTCCTTCCTCGCTAAGGGCGATTTCACTACCGAAGTCAAGGGCGTCAATAGCCTCCTGGACCAGTACAAGGCCGACTACGGAACCCACCTCCCCGACAGCCCGATCTACGGCGAGCGGGCCGGCCAGGAGATCGAGTACGTCCCGGTCATGGAAGTCACCTACTGGGGCTTCCGGATGATGATCGGCTTCGGCGGGCTGGCTGCGCTGGCGGCGCTCATCGCGCTGTGGGTGACGCGGAAGGGCACCGTGCCAGCGTCGCGGTGGCTGATGCGCCTGGCGGTGTTCGGCATCCTGGCCCCGTTCGGCGCCAATGCCGCCGGCTGGATCTTCACCGAGATGGGCCGGCAGCCGTTTGTGGTGGCACCCAACCCGGACCTGAACGGCATCGACCAGGTGTTTATGTTCACCGCTGCGGCCGTCTCACCCGGAGTCTCCGCCGGTGAACTGCTGACGTCACTGATCGTCCTGACCGCCGTCTACGCCGCGCTGCTTGTGGTGGAGGTCAAGCTCCTGGTCAAGTTCATCCGGGGCGGCGTGGTATCCGCCATGCCGGAACTTGCACACACCCCCGCCGACGAAATCGGGGACGCCAACAAGGGCCCCGGCACTGGTAAGCCCGCCGACGACGTCCTGGCATTCGCCTACTAA
- a CDS encoding BlaI/MecI/CopY family transcriptional regulator — protein MASLGELERAVMDLLWAGHEAATANTLRDRLATTTEAKGDAAGHEGKELAVTTVLTVLSRLEKKGLVERERGTRPHRYQAVSSREDHTAELMHEVLGSAPDREAVLARFIGSVTDSEAETLRKLLGHI, from the coding sequence ATGGCAAGTCTTGGCGAACTGGAACGGGCAGTGATGGATCTGCTCTGGGCGGGCCACGAAGCAGCCACCGCGAATACCCTGCGCGACAGACTGGCAACAACCACCGAGGCAAAAGGGGATGCTGCCGGGCATGAGGGCAAGGAGCTTGCCGTCACCACGGTCCTGACCGTCCTTTCACGGCTCGAGAAGAAGGGCCTTGTGGAGCGGGAACGCGGTACGCGGCCGCACCGCTACCAGGCCGTTTCCAGCAGGGAAGACCACACGGCGGAGCTGATGCACGAAGTGCTGGGCTCAGCGCCTGACCGTGAAGCCGTGCTGGCACGTTTCATCGGCTCCGTGACGGACAGTGAAGCGGAAACACTGCGCAAACTGCTTGGCCACATCTAG